Proteins found in one Sulfitobacter albidus genomic segment:
- a CDS encoding ABC transporter permease has product MTDLWAGLMSALTLLITFDAELIEITLRSLQVTLSALVIASALALPLAAWLAVRRFRWRRAVIALLNALMGLPPVVVGLVVYVLLSRSGPFGVLGLLFTPTAMVIAQVIIIVPLIASIAHQSLRDLWTEYHDLLISLNVSQSQKIRTLLWDARRALLTAALAGFGRAIGEVGAIMIVGGNIDNATRVLTTAIALETGKGDFALALGLGIILIGLAISVNLATHWLSRTERGARW; this is encoded by the coding sequence ATGACGGACCTTTGGGCGGGCTTGATGAGCGCGCTGACCTTGCTGATCACCTTTGACGCGGAGCTGATCGAGATCACGCTGCGCTCTTTGCAGGTGACGCTGTCGGCGCTGGTCATTGCCTCGGCGCTCGCGCTCCCGCTGGCGGCGTGGCTGGCAGTGCGCCGGTTCCGGTGGCGCCGTGCGGTGATTGCGCTGCTCAACGCGCTGATGGGGCTGCCGCCGGTTGTCGTGGGGCTGGTGGTCTACGTGTTGCTGTCGCGCTCGGGGCCGTTCGGCGTGTTGGGGCTGCTTTTTACGCCCACGGCGATGGTGATCGCGCAGGTCATTATCATCGTGCCGCTCATCGCGTCGATTGCGCATCAAAGCCTGCGCGATCTGTGGACGGAATATCACGATCTGCTGATCTCTCTGAACGTGTCGCAGAGCCAGAAGATCCGCACGCTCCTGTGGGACGCGCGGCGCGCTTTGCTGACGGCTGCGCTCGCGGGATTTGGCCGTGCGATTGGTGAGGTTGGCGCGATCATGATCGTGGGCGGCAACATCGACAACGCTACGCGGGTGCTGACGACGGCCATCGCGCTGGAGACCGGCAAGGGCGATTTTGCGCTGGCGCTTGGCCTTGGGATCATCCTGATCGGGTTGGCGATTTCGGTGAACCTCGCGACTCACTGGCTGAGCCGGACAGAGAGGGGCGCGCGGTGGTAG
- a CDS encoding substrate-binding domain-containing protein codes for MKALTLALTLFLSSAAHAQEVLRMAVTTSFNNSGLADVLLPEIDSSLGIEVQLLVVGTGQALRLGRSGDVDAILVHSPAAEEAFVAEGFAPYRRPIMYNDFVFVGPLADPAGVREAGSASDALRRIAGSPFVSRGDDSGTHKKELALWQTAGIAPEGAWYKAVGAGMGAALNTASGLGAYTLSDRASWLNFQRKDGMALLFAGDPALFNQYSFLPGSAARHPHVKRALAQRLEDWLTGPDAAALIDGYRIAGQQLFTFNARQL; via the coding sequence ATGAAGGCTCTTACACTGGCGTTGACCCTTTTTCTGTCGAGCGCCGCGCACGCGCAGGAGGTGTTGCGCATGGCGGTGACGACATCGTTCAACAATTCCGGTCTGGCCGATGTATTGCTGCCGGAAATTGACAGCTCCCTCGGGATTGAGGTGCAGCTGCTGGTGGTCGGAACGGGGCAGGCACTCAGGCTTGGGCGGTCGGGGGACGTGGACGCGATCCTCGTGCATAGCCCCGCCGCCGAGGAGGCGTTTGTCGCCGAAGGGTTTGCCCCTTACCGGCGGCCGATCATGTACAATGATTTCGTTTTTGTCGGTCCGCTCGCCGATCCGGCGGGCGTGCGCGAGGCAGGGTCCGCCAGCGACGCGCTGCGCAGGATTGCAGGCAGCCCCTTTGTCAGCCGCGGCGATGACAGTGGCACCCATAAAAAGGAGCTGGCGCTGTGGCAAACTGCCGGCATCGCGCCCGAAGGCGCGTGGTACAAGGCGGTCGGCGCCGGAATGGGCGCCGCATTGAACACCGCATCGGGGCTGGGGGCCTACACGCTTTCGGATCGGGCGAGCTGGCTTAATTTCCAGCGAAAAGACGGCATGGCGCTGCTTTTTGCCGGGGATCCGGCGTTGTTCAATCAATACAGCTTCCTGCCCGGCAGTGCAGCGCGTCATCCGCATGTGAAACGCGCGCTTGCGCAGCGGCTTGAGGATTGGCTGACGGGACCGGATGCCGCCGCGCTGATCGATGGCTACCGGATCGCAGGGCAGCAGCTGTTTACCTTCAACGCCCGTCAGCTTTGA
- a CDS encoding DUF6691 family protein: MRLLMGYLAGVLFGLGLILSGMADPAKVLNFLDVFGAWDPSLAFVMGGASVTAFIGFRLARRRERPVLMPAFDLPTRGDIDPQLLTGAAIFGVGWGIGGFCPGPAWTALPLAAPGTVVFVPAMLIGIVLGHRLKTVQGAFQR; encoded by the coding sequence ATGCGATTACTCATGGGATACCTCGCTGGGGTTCTCTTTGGGCTTGGCCTGATCCTGTCCGGGATGGCCGATCCGGCGAAAGTCCTCAATTTCCTCGATGTTTTTGGCGCCTGGGATCCAAGCCTTGCCTTTGTGATGGGCGGCGCCTCCGTCACCGCGTTCATCGGGTTTCGGCTTGCGCGACGTCGCGAACGGCCCGTGCTGATGCCCGCGTTTGATCTGCCTACGCGCGGCGATATTGATCCGCAGCTGCTGACGGGTGCCGCGATTTTTGGCGTGGGATGGGGCATCGGAGGCTTCTGTCCCGGCCCCGCGTGGACAGCCCTGCCGCTGGCCGCCCCCGGCACCGTGGTATTCGTGCCCGCAATGCTGATCGGGATCGTGCTGGGGCACCGTCTGAAAACGGTGCAAGGCGCTTTCCAGCGGTAG
- a CDS encoding YeeE/YedE family protein, whose translation MLPAVPTEFTPIASLAGGVLIGLSAVMVMALFGRIAGIVGITTGAVTAPDRGWRIAFVAGLLTAPVLWILATGTAPQQSVGTNLLAMGAAGLLVGVGTALGSGCTSGHGVCGLARLSPRSLVAVVTFMGFAALTVFVLRYGGL comes from the coding sequence ATGCTGCCCGCCGTTCCCACTGAATTTACGCCAATCGCGTCCCTTGCCGGCGGGGTGCTGATCGGGCTGTCGGCCGTGATGGTCATGGCGCTTTTCGGGCGGATTGCGGGAATTGTCGGGATCACGACCGGAGCGGTCACAGCGCCGGATCGCGGTTGGCGGATCGCGTTTGTGGCGGGATTGCTGACGGCGCCGGTCCTTTGGATACTCGCCACGGGCACCGCGCCGCAGCAAAGCGTTGGGACAAACCTCTTGGCGATGGGCGCGGCGGGTTTGCTGGTGGGAGTTGGCACTGCGTTAGGGTCGGGATGCACCTCTGGCCATGGGGTGTGCGGATTGGCACGGCTGTCGCCCCGATCGCTCGTGGCGGTCGTTACGTTCATGGGGTTCGCCGCGCTGACGGTTTTTGTGCTGCGGTACGGGGGGCTCTGA
- a CDS encoding ATP-binding cassette domain-containing protein codes for MTATGVTVRKRGKALLGPLDLTIAKPQTTVVMGPNGSGKTTLLRVLHGLARLGEGRIDWTCDARTARAAQAFVFQRPILLRRSVLENLSYPLHIIGDPEATRKARDWAERVGLAPMLGRSALSLSGGEQQKLALARALITDPALIFLDEPTAALDGHATREIEALLSDARARGTALMLATHDLGQARRLADEVVFVLHGRAHEHAPAPAFFAQPASPEARAFLKGDIVA; via the coding sequence ATGACAGCAACCGGTGTCACGGTTCGCAAGCGCGGCAAGGCCCTGCTGGGACCACTCGATCTGACGATCGCCAAACCGCAGACGACAGTGGTGATGGGTCCCAACGGCTCGGGAAAGACGACGCTGCTGCGGGTGCTGCACGGCTTGGCACGGTTGGGCGAGGGCAGGATCGACTGGACCTGTGACGCCCGCACCGCGCGCGCGGCACAGGCTTTTGTGTTTCAACGGCCAATCCTGCTGCGGCGCTCCGTTCTGGAAAATCTCAGCTATCCCTTGCACATCATCGGCGATCCTGAGGCCACGAGAAAAGCACGCGATTGGGCCGAACGGGTCGGGCTCGCACCGATGCTGGGGCGCAGTGCGCTGAGCCTGTCAGGGGGGGAGCAGCAGAAACTCGCCCTTGCGCGCGCTTTGATTACGGATCCCGCGCTGATATTTCTGGATGAGCCAACGGCCGCGCTGGACGGTCATGCCACCCGCGAGATCGAAGCGTTGCTGAGCGATGCGCGCGCGCGGGGCACCGCGTTGATGCTCGCGACCCATGATCTGGGGCAGGCGCGGCGGCTGGCCGATGAGGTTGTTTTTGTCCTGCACGGTCGTGCGCATGAGCACGCACCCGCGCCCGCGTTTTTCGCGCAGCCGGCGTCGCCAGAGGCGCGGGCATTTCTGAAAGGGGATATCGTCGCATGA
- a CDS encoding ABC transporter ATP-binding protein, which produces MSLLDVKNLSVRFPIKRRWGRSSWLYAVDDVSFEVKRGETLAIVGESGSGKTTAALGVARLVPNSGGSVDLAGEDFLGLEGEALRRARAKVQVIFQDPYSSLNPRLRAEAIVREPMDSIGTLPASERPARVAELFEQVGLRPEQMKLFPHQFSGGQRQRIGIARALSTNPELIICDEAVSALDVAVQAQILNLLRRLQRDLGLTYLFISHDLGVVQHMSDHIAVMYMGKIVEYADRLSLFNNPQHPYTKALLSAVPSVDRARKVERMLIPGDPPDPLNPPPGCRFASRCPLVSDACRAAQPPLDSVSPGHRVACIKADGR; this is translated from the coding sequence ATGAGCCTTCTGGACGTCAAAAACCTATCCGTCCGCTTCCCGATCAAGCGTCGCTGGGGGCGGTCGAGCTGGCTTTACGCCGTGGACGATGTCTCCTTCGAGGTAAAGCGTGGGGAGACGCTGGCCATCGTCGGGGAAAGTGGATCGGGCAAGACCACGGCGGCCCTTGGCGTCGCACGACTGGTGCCAAATTCTGGCGGGAGCGTCGATCTGGCCGGTGAGGATTTTCTGGGCCTTGAGGGCGAGGCGCTGCGCCGCGCGCGCGCCAAGGTGCAGGTAATTTTCCAGGATCCCTATTCCTCGCTCAACCCGCGCCTGCGCGCCGAAGCCATCGTGCGCGAACCGATGGACAGCATCGGCACCCTGCCCGCCTCGGAACGCCCCGCCCGCGTTGCGGAATTGTTTGAACAGGTCGGCCTGCGCCCCGAGCAGATGAAGCTGTTTCCGCACCAGTTCTCGGGCGGTCAGCGCCAGCGCATCGGCATCGCCCGCGCGCTCTCGACCAACCCCGAACTGATCATCTGTGATGAGGCCGTCAGCGCCCTCGACGTGGCCGTGCAGGCGCAGATCCTCAACCTGTTGCGCCGCCTGCAACGCGACCTTGGGCTGACCTATCTGTTCATCTCGCACGACCTCGGCGTGGTGCAGCACATGAGCGATCACATCGCGGTCATGTACATGGGTAAGATCGTGGAATATGCCGACCGCCTGTCGCTGTTCAACAACCCGCAACATCCTTATACAAAGGCGCTTCTGTCCGCCGTACCGTCCGTTGACCGCGCCCGCAAGGTCGAGCGGATGCTGATCCCCGGCGATCCGCCCGATCCGCTGAACCCGCCGCCCGGTTGTCGCTTTGCCTCCCGCTGCCCGTTGGTGTCGGACGCCTGCCGCGCCGCACAGCCGCCGCTGGATTCAGTGTCACCGGGTCACCGGGTGGCCTGCATCAAAGCTGACGGGCGTTGA